From one Triticum aestivum cultivar Chinese Spring chromosome 4B, IWGSC CS RefSeq v2.1, whole genome shotgun sequence genomic stretch:
- the LOC123091117 gene encoding presenilin-like protein At2g29900: MADEGPAPAPAAAAAVPVGGASATILDSLGEDITRIVGPVSACMLIVVLLVSLLSSPSSPSPLAASFAAAGGAGPGGGGGDDLASALVTAVVFVVFVTAATFLMALLFYFRCTPCLRAYLGLSAIWILLLLGGQMCLLLLSRLRLPLDVVSCALLLPNAAAALAIAAISPASVPIALHQAALLAIAVLTAFWFTLLPEWTTWALLVAMAVYDLGAVLIPGGPLRVLLELAIERNEEIPALVYGARPVDPRHGQNWRLWRERARQLGGDLDPSSTVEVIGEVLGRNPLLNSGGNSPNSTTQAGEQTNFTGAVSNSRLRESPVPDLSSGSANAQVREALALPETRLDIAELRVPLIQPQPDRTSDDDDDDDEDGIGLGSSGAIKLGLGDFIFYSVLVGRAAMYDYMTVYACYLAIIAGLGITLLLLAFYRKALPALPVSITLGVLFYVLTRTLLETFVMQCSTSFLMF, encoded by the coding sequence ATGGCGGACGAGGGCCCAGCCCCAGCccccgcggcggccgccgccgtcCCCGTCGGCGGGGCATCCGCCACCATACTCGACTCGCTCGGCGAGGACATCACCCGCATCGTCGGCCCGGTCTCCGCCTGCATgctcatcgtcgtcctcctcgtctccctgctctcctccccctcctccccgtccccgctcgccgcctccttcgccgccgccggaggcgCCGGccccggcgggggcgggggcgatgACCTCGCCAGCGCCCTCGTCACCGCCGTCGTTTTCGTCGTCTTCGTCACGGCCGCCACCTTCCTCATGGCGCTGCTCTTCTACTTCCGCTGCACGCCCTGCCTCCGCGCCTACCTCGGCCTCTCCGCGATctggatcctcctcctcctcggcggccagatgtgcctcctcctcctctcccgcctccgcctcccgctcgACGTCGTCTCCTGCGCGCTGCTCCTCCCCAACGCGGCCGCGGCGCTCGCCATCGCCGCGATCTCGCCGGCGTCCGTCCCCATCGCGCTCCACCAGGCCGCACTCCTCGCCATCGCCGTGCTCACCGCCTTCTGGTTCACGCTGCTCCCCGAGTGGACCACCTGGGCGCTGCTCGTCGCCATGGCCGTCTACGACCTCGGCGCCGTCCTCATCCCCGGTGGCCCCCTGAGGGTTCTTCTTGAGCTGGCCATTGAGAGGAACGAGGAGATACCGGCGCTGGTGTACGGGGCAAGGCCAGTGGATCCCAGGCACGGCCAGAATTGGCGGCTTTGGAGGGAGAGGGCGCGGCAGCTCGGCGGGGATTTGGACCCCAGCTCCACAGTTGAGGTGATTGGTGAGGTGCTGGGGAGAAATCCTCTTCTCAATTCAGGTGGCAATTCACCCAATTCGACGACCCAAGCCGGTGAGCAGACGAACTTCACTGGTGCTGTTAGTAATTCAAGGCTCAGGGAGTCACCGGTGCCAGATTTGAGCTCTGGTTCTGCCAATGCACAAGTCAGAGAGGCGCTTGCATTGCCGGAGACTAGACTGGATATTGCTGAACTGAGGGTACCGTTGATCCAGCCACAGCCAGATAGAACCagtgacgatgacgacgacgatgatgaagatggcatcgGGTTGGGCTCATCAGGGGCAATCAAGCTTGGGCTGGGGGACTTCATATTCTACAGCGTGCTCGTCGGGAGGGCGGCTATGTATGACTACATGACAGTCTACGCGTGCTACCTTGCCATCATTGCGGGGCTCGGCATCACTCTGCTACTGCTGGCATTCTACCGCAAGGCATTGCCCGCCCTACCGGTGTCCATCACCCTCGGCGTTCTGTTTTACGTGCTCACAAGAACACTGCTCGAGACATTTGTTATGCAGTGCTCCACAAGCTTTCTGATGTTTTAG
- the LOC123094480 gene encoding zinc finger protein ZAT9, with protein MPPRGRKHWCKQCKRSFPSGASLGGHMAVHRSRRKKQLSGNPRVAGERYGLRERCQKTSWLLDSASSDDDRWALFPKTECQLCFKSFASPDALSMHMRMHKRRRKMAVEHQASVGDGDHNAPLSAAPVMKRKRSRRMVMDTVPSPVMKSYGMEEVDAAWILVSLSGDHGMCSASVDCGEGGEMDVNAASAFDTLMTEMGLSSPDHHGPVGDNELMEPEPSSSYEEGKFVSLSKVLKATASYECKLCGQVFTSGQGLGGHRKRHSFADHGRVPTVPKSAATQPCEELLPPDRRSLSLSLPAPSIWNCSSTRPKPEPNPLLVASSLWDERMLGVI; from the coding sequence ATGCCGCCGAGGGGGAGGAAGCACTGGTGCAAGCAGTGCAAGAGGAGCTTCCCTTCCGGGGCCTCACTCGGAGGCCACATGGCGGTCCACAGGAGCCGGCGCAAGAAACAGCTGAGCGGCAACCCAAGAGTCGCCGGCGAGAGGTACGGCCTCCGGGAGAGGTGCCAGAAGACGTCGTGGCTGCTGGATTCCGCTTCTAGCGACGACGATCGATGGGCGTTGTTCCCCAAGACTGAATGCCAGTTGTGCTTCAAGTCCTTTGCCTCCCCTGACGCCCTGTCGATGCACATGAGGATGCACAAGCGCCGCAGGAAGATGGCTGTGGAGCACCAGGCATCGGTAGGCGATGGTGATCACAATGCTCCTCTGTCTGCTGCTCcagtgatgaagaggaagaggtcgaGGAGGATGGTCATGGACACTGTTCCTTCCCCGGTGATGAAGTCATATGGGATGGAGGAGGTTGATGCCGCATGGATTCTTGTGTCGCTTTCAGGAGATCATGGCATGTGCTCGGCTTCTGTTGATTGTGGCGAAGGTGGTGAGATGGACGTCAACGCGGCATCGGCGTTCGATACGCTCATGACAGAGATGGGGCTGAGTTCTCCTGATCATCATGGCCCAGTTGGAGATAATGAGTTGATGGAGCCAGAGCCTTCTAGCTCTTATGAGGAAGGGAAGTTTGTCAGCCTTTCAAAGGTGTTGAAGGCAACAGCTAGCTATGAGTGCAAGCTTTGTGGACAGGTCTTCACGTCTGGTCAGGGATTGGGAGGCCACAGAAAGCGTCACAGTTTTGCCGATCATGGTAGAGTTCCAACCGTTCCCAAATCTGCAGCGACTCAACCGTGCGAAGAGCTGCTTCCACCGGATCGCCGGTCGCTCTCTCTCAGCCTGCCAGCTCCCAGCATATGGAACTGCAGCAGCACAAGGCCAAAGCCTGAACCGAATCCGCTGTTGGTCGCAAGCAGCCTTTGGGATGAACGAATGCTGGGCGTTATCTGA